The Chryseobacterium indicum genome includes a window with the following:
- a CDS encoding type B 50S ribosomal protein L31: MKNGIHPENYRLVVFKDMSNDEVFLCKSTAETKDTIEYEGQEYPLIKMEISSTSHPFYTGKVKLVDTAGRVDKFMNKYKKFAK; encoded by the coding sequence ATGAAAAACGGAATCCACCCAGAAAATTATAGACTTGTTGTTTTCAAAGATATGAGTAACGACGAGGTGTTTCTTTGCAAGTCTACTGCAGAAACAAAAGATACTATCGAGTACGAAGGACAAGAATACCCATTGATTAAAATGGAAATCTCTTCAACTTCTCACCCTTTCTACACTGGTAAAGTGAAGTTAGTTGACACTGCGGGTAGAGTTGATAAGTTCATGAACAAATACAAAAAATTCGCTAAGTAA
- a CDS encoding nucleotide pyrophosphohydrolase, whose amino-acid sequence MEITHLQQQVDEWIKTIGVRYFNELTNMAMLTEEVGEVARIIARRYGEQSEKESDRSKDLGEELADVLFVTLCLANQTGVNLQEAFDRKMKIKTDRDKVRHQNNEKLK is encoded by the coding sequence ATGGAAATTACACATCTGCAGCAGCAAGTTGACGAATGGATCAAGACCATTGGCGTTCGTTATTTCAATGAATTGACCAATATGGCAATGTTGACGGAAGAAGTAGGCGAAGTGGCGAGAATCATCGCCAGAAGATATGGAGAACAAAGCGAGAAGGAAAGCGATAGAAGCAAAGATTTAGGCGAGGAACTGGCAGATGTTTTGTTTGTAACGTTATGTCTGGCCAATCAGACCGGAGTTAATCTGCAGGAAGCTTTTGACAGAAAAATGAAGATCAAGACGGATCGCGATAAAGTCCGCCATCAGAATAATGAAAAATTAAAATAG
- a CDS encoding DUF4252 domain-containing protein yields the protein MKIVKNLFLVACAMFMLQSCIVSSGTGKMAYFSDSGNDFKGAKFTTINVPMFLAKPVIKKALREDGEDNEEVIRLIRKVSKIKVLTVENGDKSMLNDFAKYLNNNNYEEWATIKHNGENVNIRVKQKDDVIKNMLITVNSDKELVFLDVRGNFTANDISKMIASASDK from the coding sequence ATGAAAATAGTAAAAAATCTTTTTCTTGTTGCCTGTGCGATGTTCATGTTACAATCCTGTATAGTTTCTTCGGGAACCGGTAAGATGGCTTACTTTTCAGATTCCGGAAACGATTTTAAAGGAGCAAAATTTACTACCATTAATGTTCCGATGTTTTTAGCAAAACCTGTTATTAAAAAAGCTTTAAGAGAAGATGGTGAAGATAACGAAGAGGTAATCCGTCTGATCCGAAAAGTTTCAAAAATTAAAGTTTTGACTGTTGAAAACGGAGACAAATCGATGCTGAATGATTTTGCAAAGTATTTAAACAACAATAATTATGAAGAATGGGCAACCATAAAACATAATGGAGAAAATGTAAATATCCGCGTGAAACAGAAAGATGATGTTATTAAAAATATGCTGATTACTGTAAATTCAGACAAAGAGCTTGTTTTTTTAGATGTTCGCGGAAATTTTACAGCCAATGATATTTCAAAAATGATTGCTTCGGCATCCGATAAATAG
- a CDS encoding GlmU family protein has product MQLVFSDAQYWEDFLPLTFTRPVAEMRCGILTFSERWQKILENTEISFFTEMYLQGKFPEPAKKESLFLVTNFLPTENVIQQIKDLKQGEALVYEDELVAAKINMDGFSLHQIEKMTDIKEELIFFKKPTDLFTYNKEAIDFDFALLTKGRVSQELSSTNGFLGNKEDLFIEEGAQIDFSTINTKTGKIYIGKNAEVMEGCNLRGPIALCEESKFNLGAKIYGATTIGPHCKVGGEVNNIIIFGYSNKGHDGFVGNSVIGEWCNLGADTNSSNLKNNYAPVKLWNYRTKSFEDTGLQFAGLIMGDHSKTAINTQLNTGTIVGVASNIFKEGFPPNLVESFSWGGFKGDEKFKLDKAYEVAERAMARRKVPLTDEDKAIFKHIFDAY; this is encoded by the coding sequence ATGCAATTAGTATTTTCAGATGCACAATATTGGGAAGATTTTCTTCCGCTTACTTTTACACGTCCCGTTGCAGAAATGCGATGCGGAATCCTTACTTTCTCTGAAAGATGGCAGAAAATTTTAGAAAACACCGAAATTTCTTTCTTCACGGAAATGTATCTGCAGGGAAAATTTCCTGAACCTGCAAAAAAAGAGAGTCTTTTTCTAGTAACGAATTTTTTACCGACAGAAAATGTGATTCAGCAGATCAAGGATCTGAAACAGGGAGAAGCATTGGTTTATGAAGACGAGTTAGTCGCTGCAAAAATCAATATGGATGGTTTTTCTCTGCATCAGATTGAGAAAATGACGGACATTAAGGAAGAACTTATTTTCTTTAAAAAGCCTACAGATCTTTTTACTTATAATAAAGAAGCTATTGATTTCGATTTTGCATTGCTTACGAAAGGCAGAGTTTCTCAGGAACTTTCTTCAACCAATGGATTTTTAGGGAATAAAGAAGATCTGTTTATAGAAGAAGGAGCACAAATTGACTTTTCGACCATTAATACAAAAACAGGCAAGATCTATATCGGGAAAAATGCTGAGGTGATGGAAGGGTGTAATCTTCGGGGTCCGATTGCGCTATGTGAAGAGTCTAAGTTTAATTTAGGCGCGAAGATTTACGGAGCAACAACAATTGGTCCTCATTGCAAAGTGGGCGGAGAAGTGAATAATATCATCATTTTTGGCTATTCTAATAAAGGTCATGACGGTTTTGTTGGAAATTCGGTGATCGGAGAATGGTGTAATCTGGGAGCAGATACCAATTCTTCCAATCTTAAAAATAATTATGCTCCTGTAAAATTGTGGAACTACAGAACCAAATCTTTTGAAGATACAGGATTGCAGTTTGCAGGTTTAATTATGGGCGACCATTCTAAAACAGCCATCAACACGCAACTAAATACAGGAACAATTGTAGGTGTTGCTTCCAATATTTTCAAAGAGGGTTTCCCGCCGAATCTGGTGGAAAGTTTTTCGTGGGGCGGTTTTAAAGGCGATGAGAAATTTAAATTAGACAAAGCCTACGAAGTTGCAGAACGGGCAATGGCAAGAAGAAAAGTGCCTTTAACAGATGAAGATAAGGCTATTTTTAAACATATTTTTGATGCGTATTAA
- a CDS encoding RNA polymerase sigma factor, with the protein MTQETFRSTVFILKDEMYRFAKRFVMSSDEAEDVVQDLMIKFWQKKDELEQFGNLKSYAMKSVRNECLNRLKHHDVKLGFADMQLHRSELYSMEVNNLKEHIIGFINQLPEKQKMVIHLKDVEEYEVSEIGEMLEMEENAVRVNLMRARQKVKEQISQLMSYEQRQISR; encoded by the coding sequence ATGACCCAAGAAACTTTCAGAAGTACGGTATTCATTCTCAAAGATGAGATGTATCGCTTTGCGAAAAGGTTTGTCATGAGCAGTGATGAAGCAGAAGACGTGGTGCAGGATCTTATGATTAAATTCTGGCAGAAGAAAGATGAGCTGGAGCAGTTTGGGAATTTAAAATCATATGCCATGAAATCGGTCCGGAATGAATGCCTTAACAGACTGAAGCATCACGATGTAAAGTTAGGATTTGCAGATATGCAGCTACACCGTTCCGAGCTTTACAGTATGGAAGTCAATAATTTAAAGGAACACATTATCGGTTTCATTAATCAGCTTCCGGAGAAACAGAAAATGGTAATCCATTTGAAAGATGTAGAAGAATATGAAGTCTCGGAAATCGGCGAAATGCTGGAAATGGAGGAAAATGCAGTAAGAGTGAATCTTATGCGGGCAAGACAAAAAGTAAAAGAACAAATTTCACAATTGATGAGCTATGAGCAACGACAAATTTCAAGATAA
- a CDS encoding DUF4252 domain-containing protein: MKKIFIIFALAFSHFFNIYGQEKDKLDQLFDKYQEVEGVTSIKIAKPMFGMLSSLDLGDAELDQIKPLLSKINGLKVFIAEKPQDGSSSKGQKLSQINKDISSYLSNLKYSEIMTMNSNGAKIKFLSAEEKNGILDDLLLSIDSGGEENILVKLDGKLSMNDINKIINSTETKTNPITNTRNNFTSENTSSYLNGESRNVGEFSGIQVSTGVNLVFKQESPTNVKVIADADKLQYIVTKVDNGVLKVYVDNKGQKNLKFKNISVNVSSPRMDNIKASSGATFTTINSVKEDNLTIDASSGSVVKGKFNISNNALVEASSGTSVKVEVNSRSFVFKGSSGSDTSLEGEAGTATFDISSGAVCKGEDFQAKQVEAESTSGSSLSVNVTDKLKAKASSGGTIRYRGNPEITSDISKMSGGSLKPIN, from the coding sequence ATGAAAAAGATATTCATAATATTTGCACTCGCTTTTTCCCATTTCTTCAATATTTACGGGCAGGAAAAAGATAAATTAGATCAGCTTTTTGATAAATATCAGGAAGTGGAAGGAGTAACCTCCATTAAAATTGCCAAACCGATGTTCGGAATGTTAAGCAGTCTGGATCTTGGAGATGCTGAACTGGATCAGATCAAGCCGCTGTTGTCTAAAATTAACGGACTGAAAGTTTTCATTGCCGAAAAGCCACAGGACGGAAGCTCTTCCAAAGGACAGAAGCTGTCACAGATCAATAAAGACATTTCTTCTTATTTAAGCAATCTGAAGTACAGTGAAATTATGACAATGAACAGTAACGGGGCTAAGATTAAATTTCTTTCGGCGGAAGAGAAAAACGGAATTTTGGATGATCTTTTGCTTAGCATCGATAGCGGAGGAGAAGAAAACATTCTGGTAAAACTGGACGGAAAACTTTCGATGAATGATATTAATAAAATTATCAATTCTACAGAAACAAAAACAAATCCGATTACCAATACAAGGAATAATTTTACTTCCGAAAATACGTCTTCTTATCTGAATGGCGAATCCAGAAATGTGGGCGAATTCTCAGGAATTCAGGTGAGTACAGGCGTAAATTTGGTATTCAAACAGGAAAGTCCTACCAATGTAAAGGTAATTGCTGATGCCGATAAGCTTCAGTACATTGTTACAAAAGTTGACAACGGTGTTCTGAAAGTGTATGTTGATAACAAAGGACAGAAAAATTTAAAATTTAAAAACATCAGTGTCAACGTTTCTTCGCCAAGAATGGATAACATTAAAGCATCTTCAGGAGCAACCTTTACCACGATTAATTCTGTAAAAGAAGATAATCTTACCATTGATGCATCTTCTGGTTCTGTAGTGAAAGGGAAGTTTAATATCTCAAATAATGCTTTAGTGGAAGCGTCTTCAGGAACAAGCGTAAAAGTTGAGGTAAATTCCAGAAGCTTCGTTTTTAAAGGATCAAGCGGTTCTGATACAAGTCTTGAGGGAGAGGCCGGAACAGCAACTTTCGATATCAGTAGCGGTGCAGTTTGTAAAGGTGAAGATTTTCAGGCAAAGCAGGTGGAAGCAGAATCTACTTCAGGATCCAGCCTTTCTGTAAACGTTACCGATAAATTAAAAGCGAAGGCTTCATCAGGCGGAACCATCCGATACAGAGGAAATCCGGAAATTACTTCAGACATCAGCAAAATGTCAGGAGGAAGTTTAAAACCCATCAACTAA